One Pyrus communis chromosome 4, drPyrComm1.1, whole genome shotgun sequence genomic region harbors:
- the LOC137732198 gene encoding uncharacterized protein, protein MEIDHPTPSEQKLKAEDLFRAAETGDSSAFKSLSMKQLAEAFSLRNEDARSLLHVAVSSGRSEVVKLLIDADESTSVINSTDEDGWAPLHSAASIGNSEIVELLLSKGADVNLKNNGGRSALHYAASKGWFEVAQSLISHGAKVNLKDKVGCTPLHRAASTAKSQLCELLIEEGAEVDAIDRAGQTPLMGAVICDNKEVCLLLIRHGADVDVEDKEGYTVLGRASKEFRPLLIDAAKAMIEG, encoded by the exons ATGGAGATCGATCATCCAACGCCGTCCGAGCAGAAACTCAAAGCCGAAGATCTCTTCAGAGCCGCCGAAACCGGTGATTCTTCGGCGTTCAAATCTCTCTCAATGAAACAGCTCGCCGAAGCTTTCTCTCTCAGGAACGAGGACGCCCGCTCCCTCCTCCACGTTGCTGTCTCTTCAGGTCGCTCCGAG GTGGTGAAGCTGCTGATTGATGCTGATGAATCAACAAGTGTGATAAACAGCACGGATGAAGACGGATGGGCGCCGCTTCATTCTGCGGCCAGCATTGGGAATTCGGAAATAGTTGAGCTGTTGCTAAGCAAAG GAGCTGatgttaatttaaaaaacaatggTGGTCGATCTGCCCTTCATTATGCTGCCAGTAAGGGATGGTTTGAGGTTGCTCAGAGTTTGATCTCCCATGGGGCAAAGGTTAATCTGAAGGACAAG GTTGGTTGCACCCCATTGCACCGGGCAGCTAGCACTGCAAAATCACAACTGTGTGAGCTTTTAATTGAGGAAGGGGCAGAGGTTGATGCTATTGATAGAGCTGGTCAGACTCCTCTCATGGGTGCGGTGATTTGCGATAACAAAGAG GTTTGTCTCCTTCTAATAAGGCACGGAGCGGACGTGGACGTGGAAGACAAGGAAGGATACACGGTGCTTGGTCGAGCTTCTAAAGAATTTAGACCACTTTTGATCGACGCTGCTAAGGCCATGATTGAAGGATGA
- the LOC137731328 gene encoding UDP-glycosyltransferase 708G1-like, producing MTIGRSESPDTKWGSDFTFEALEAEGLEAISGGSPPVFSVGPFVPCEFEKLPTHGDGDRCGGNPVQPQPLEWFDEQPDGSVVYVAFGSKTALSSEQIREVGDGLEKSGFRFLWVVKEKMVDSEEEGGEGNLVRIEGRGLVVRMWVEQGEILGHRAVGGFLSHSGWNSVVEAAWHGVRVLAWPQNGDHKVVAEVAEILKAARIGEAAKKAAGAGGAREETLKRLVEEWRKKEVYFGNKSVVTIFFVSGRWMLDRGPGALVCADEDALCKRWRRLQKAKVF from the exons ATGACGAT AGGACGGTCCGAATCTCCAGACACTAAATGGGGTTCTGATTTCACGTTTGAAGCGCTGGAAGCAGAGGGGCTGGAGGCGATCAGCGGTGGGTCACCTCCAGTTTTCTCTGTCGGGCCTTTCGTACCCTGCGAATTTGAGAAGCTGCCTACACATGGGGATGGTGATCGATGCGGCGGTAATCCAGTGCAACCGCAGCCGTTGGAGTGGTTTGATGAACAGCCTGATGGGTCGGTGGTGTATGTGGCCTTCGGAAGCAAGACAGCTCTGTCAAGTGAGCAGATCAGAGAGGTGGGAGATGGCTTGGAGAAAAGCGGGTTCAGGTTCTTGTGGGTGGTGAAGGAGAAGATGGTTGACAGTgaagaggaaggaggagagGGTAATTTGGTAAGAATAGAGGGGAGGGGGCTGGTGGTGAGAATGTGGGTGGAGCAAGGGGAAATCTTGGGGCATAGAGCAGTGGGTGGGTTTTTGAGCCACAGCGGGTGGAACTCGGTGGTTGAGGCGGCGTGGCACGGCGTTAGGGTCCTTGCATGGCCGCAGAACGGGGACCATAAGGTGGTTGCGGAGGTGGCTGAGATAT TGAAAGCTGCGAGGATCGGAGAAGCAGCTAAGAAAGCTGCCGGAGCCGGTGGTGCAAGGGAGGAGACGCTGAAGAGACTCGTTGAGGAGTGGAGGAAGAAGGAGGTTTA TTTTGGTAACAAAAGCGTAGTCACCATCTTCTTCGTTTCTGGCAGGTGGATGCTTGACCGCGGTCCGGGGGCGTTGGTTTGCGCTGATGAGGATGCTCTGTGTAAGCGGTGGCGGCGTCTGCAGAAGGCTAAGGTGTTTTAG